AGAATCGACGACATGTTCGAAGTGGTCGACCTGCCGGTTACCCGGTAGAATCCGCCTCGGTTGATTTTCCAGGCTTTCTCCCCTATTCTGCTCCACGCGGACCGGGCCCCTCTGGCGCGCTGATTTCCAACAGCGCGTGATGTCGGACCGCATCGGACTATCCGGTGCGACTGACGGCTTGGTTTCAACCACCCCTCCCTTTCGCAGTGGATTCTCCGATCAACCTTTGTTGTTGAACGAGAGGAGCATATCCTGTGGAATTTCTCTTCATGGACTGGCTGGGGACACCGGCCTGGTTCTGGCTGGCCTTTCTCGCCATCGTCGCGGCGCTGACGGCCTTCGACCTCGGCTTCCTGCACAAGGAAAACAAGGAGATCGGCATCAAGGAGAGCCTGAAACTCTCCCTTTTCTACATCAGCATCGCCTGCGCGTTCGGCGCCTGGGTCTGGTTCGTGCGCGGACCGGAACCGGGGATGCAATATTTCACCGGCTTCTTCATCGAGAAGGCGCTGTCGATCGACAATGTCTTCGTCATCAGCCTGATCTTCTCCTACTTCGCGATTCCGGCGAAATATCAGTATCGGGCGCTGCTGTGGGGCATCGTCGGCGTGATCGTGCTGCGCGGCCTGATGATCGCGGGCGGGGCCATGCTGCTGCATCAGGCCTATTGGGTGCTGTATCTGTTCGCCGCCTTCCTGATCTTCACCGGCATCAAGATGATGTTCAGCGGCGATGAGGCGATGGACGTGGGCAGGAATCCGCTGATCCGCTTCATTTCGAAGCATATGCGGGTGACGCCGCAACTGCATGGCGAGCATTTCTTCGCGCGCATGGCCGATCCGAAGACAGGGAAAATGGTGATGGCCGCCACGCCGCTGCTGCTGGCGCTGGTGGTGATCAATTTCGCCGACCTCGTGTTCGCGGTGGACAGCGTGCCCGCGATCTTCGCGATCACGACCGACACCTTCATCGTCTATACGTCGAACGTGATGGCGATCCTGGGCCTGCGGGCGCTCTATTTTGCGTTGTCGGCCATGGTGCACCGCTTCCACTATCTGAAATATGCGCTGGCGGCGATATTGGTGTTCATCGGCACCAAGATCTTTGTCGCGGACTTCCTGCTCGATGGCGGGAAATTCCCGCCGGTGTTGAGCCTGGGCGTCACTTTTGCGCTGATCGGCGCAGGGGTGGGCTGGTCGCTATGGAAAACGCGACAGGAAGAGCGGCGCCTGACC
This region of Sphingobium sp. EM0848 genomic DNA includes:
- a CDS encoding TerC family protein: MEFLFMDWLGTPAWFWLAFLAIVAALTAFDLGFLHKENKEIGIKESLKLSLFYISIACAFGAWVWFVRGPEPGMQYFTGFFIEKALSIDNVFVISLIFSYFAIPAKYQYRALLWGIVGVIVLRGLMIAGGAMLLHQAYWVLYLFAAFLIFTGIKMMFSGDEAMDVGRNPLIRFISKHMRVTPQLHGEHFFARMADPKTGKMVMAATPLLLALVVINFADLVFAVDSVPAIFAITTDTFIVYTSNVMAILGLRALYFALSAMVHRFHYLKYALAAILVFIGTKIFVADFLLDGGKFPPVLSLGVTFALIGAGVGWSLWKTRQEERRLT